In Clostridium sp. DL-VIII, the following proteins share a genomic window:
- a CDS encoding LysR family transcriptional regulator, with protein MDIKKYELFVDVAETGSFTKSAERIGYTQSGVSHLLKSLESEIGLALFIRSKKGVTLTHSGEILLPLIRGLLSSNEYVEETIQDIKGYEIGKIKIGTFTSVAISWLPQIIYLFEKKYPKIEISIKEGGTDDVEQWIDDNTIDIGFLSERHINKMEFIPLYEDPLVAILPLNHKFSKNKSVQIEEFNDKPFIISTIGTDYDIHNALTDAAVKPFMKYSCTDDHAIISMVANNLGISILPELIARDYKNIIAMRPLNPYYCRKLGIAYKLNDMLTPSVKKFIEFAKDYITNQ; from the coding sequence ATGGATATTAAAAAATACGAATTGTTTGTAGATGTTGCAGAAACTGGAAGTTTTACAAAAAGCGCTGAGAGAATAGGATATACCCAGTCAGGAGTTAGTCATTTGCTTAAGAGTCTTGAAAGTGAAATTGGTTTAGCTCTATTTATTCGATCTAAGAAAGGTGTTACATTAACCCATAGTGGTGAAATTTTACTTCCACTTATCAGAGGTCTTTTATCCAGCAATGAGTATGTTGAAGAGACAATTCAGGATATTAAAGGCTACGAAATTGGTAAAATTAAGATTGGAACTTTTACAAGTGTCGCAATTAGTTGGCTACCGCAGATTATATATCTTTTTGAAAAAAAATATCCCAAAATTGAAATAAGCATCAAAGAGGGTGGAACAGATGATGTAGAGCAGTGGATTGATGACAATACAATAGATATAGGTTTTTTAAGTGAACGTCATATTAATAAAATGGAGTTTATTCCTTTGTACGAAGATCCGCTAGTTGCAATACTGCCACTTAATCATAAATTTAGTAAAAATAAATCGGTTCAAATTGAAGAATTTAATGACAAGCCATTCATAATATCTACAATAGGAACTGATTATGATATTCATAATGCATTAACAGATGCAGCAGTAAAACCATTTATGAAGTACTCCTGTACTGATGATCATGCGATTATATCTATGGTTGCAAATAATCTAGGAATTAGTATATTGCCAGAGTTGATTGCAAGAGACTATAAAAATATAATAGCTATGAGACCATTAAATCCATATTATTGCAGAAAACTTGGGATCGCATATAAATTAAATGATATGCTTACACCATCTGTCAAAAAATTCATAGAATTTGCCAAAGACTATATAACAAATCAGTAA
- the prdC gene encoding proline reductase-associated electron transfer protein PrdC — protein MRHIYEYLLKQHIGEQVVSAVVKGDNVKRGQLVSFQRENSLGANIYASVSGRVCEVSDSSIFILADEKQSTDYIPLTQSTPLELIKEAGIVGAGGAGFPTYAKLSKPFKKNGTVVINAAECEPILSHNIGKIEKKPKQLLRGLEIAMEVSNASSGVIAIKEYQSVAIKKLEEANTNSNIHIVTLDDIYPMGEERAIIREVFGKLLPVNSLPLEADAIVINAETACRIQEAVDEKKPFIDKDLTVAGKIADNSNDKLIQVFYDVPLGIKVSDVFEMAGGVSKDYGELIMGGPFTGKRTTMDSPIVKTTGGLIASECFIKGPSKIGILVCACGADKDRLCEIAESMGSQVAGVEYCKQAIKVNGSRKCENPGKCPGQVQKVMALKKSGAEAVLISNCTDCSNTVMSCAPKLGLPVYHCTDGALRAVNHKLIRKFNKS, from the coding sequence ATGAGACATATTTATGAATATTTGTTGAAACAACACATTGGTGAACAAGTTGTTTCCGCAGTTGTCAAAGGTGACAACGTAAAGCGGGGACAACTTGTTTCTTTTCAAAGGGAAAATTCACTTGGGGCAAATATATATGCAAGTGTATCTGGAAGAGTCTGTGAAGTCTCAGATAGTAGTATATTTATTCTAGCAGATGAAAAGCAGAGCACTGATTATATTCCTCTAACACAATCAACTCCTCTGGAACTGATAAAAGAAGCAGGTATTGTAGGCGCTGGAGGTGCAGGATTCCCTACTTATGCTAAATTATCCAAACCGTTCAAGAAAAATGGAACAGTTGTGATAAATGCAGCAGAATGTGAACCAATACTTTCACATAATATAGGGAAAATAGAAAAGAAACCAAAGCAATTACTGAGGGGCTTAGAAATTGCTATGGAAGTTTCTAATGCATCGTCAGGAGTCATTGCAATTAAAGAATACCAAAGCGTGGCAATCAAAAAGCTGGAAGAAGCAAATACAAACAGTAATATACATATTGTAACCCTAGATGATATTTATCCTATGGGTGAAGAAAGAGCTATTATTCGAGAAGTATTTGGGAAGCTGTTGCCAGTTAATTCACTTCCGCTGGAGGCAGATGCAATTGTAATTAATGCAGAAACAGCATGCAGAATTCAAGAGGCTGTTGATGAGAAAAAACCCTTTATTGACAAAGATCTTACGGTAGCTGGAAAAATCGCAGATAATTCAAATGACAAACTTATTCAAGTTTTTTATGATGTTCCACTAGGAATAAAGGTTTCAGATGTATTTGAGATGGCAGGCGGTGTTTCTAAAGACTACGGTGAATTAATAATGGGTGGACCATTTACTGGCAAGAGAACAACAATGGATTCTCCAATTGTCAAAACTACAGGTGGTCTGATAGCTTCAGAATGTTTCATAAAGGGTCCATCAAAGATAGGGATTTTGGTATGTGCATGTGGCGCTGATAAAGACCGTTTATGTGAGATAGCAGAAAGTATGGGTTCACAGGTAGCCGGAGTTGAATATTGTAAACAGGCTATCAAAGTAAATGGAAGCAGGAAATGTGAAAACCCTGGAAAATGCCCAGGACAGGTACAAAAGGTAATGGCATTAAAAAAGAGTGGAGCAGAAGCGGTTTTAATAAGTAATTGTACAGATTGTTCTAATACAGTTATGTCATGTGCACCCAAATTAGGGCTTCCAGTATACCACTGTACGGATGGTGCGCTTAGGGCTGTTAACCATAAATTAATAAGAAAATTTAATAAAAGCTAG
- the prdA gene encoding D-proline reductase (dithiol) proprotein PrdA gives MSITNETLKLHMKDPAIFCCRRQKGLVISAADLEDPTLFDDMEEAGLLTLSPDGLKIEQVLGSTLIKDVEALTPITTDVLDKINDTAPVKNDASKNMVKEDKDDLLKKIVHTTTGGNGMIHIEIEKAENITGLKLDIPVFAGGSNIEEVAAPTIPKAVAGEKKSIRTLVKKHMKITDVEIGEKTFIKDGKISIDKNIVEKAVKEDPLCKSIKLDVIYPDKRHVYTETIMDVCPIATKVEGELGEGITKVADGVVFMLTGVDEEGVQVHEFGSSEGYLDEKMYFGHPGCADENDIIIRCHVVIQKNTGMTRPGPFSAHKCQDYIIQAVRDELKNYDGEVLHEEVCEDVRRSGNPRVVLVKEIMGQGAMHDNVICPTEPCGILGGQKNVDCGNVPIMLTPNQVRDGSIHALTCIGPATKEMTRHYIREPLVEGLAADDEFDLIGVVFVGSPQVNDEKMWVSERLGSLLESLDIDGCIITTEGFGNNHIDFIQHIEQAGKRDIPVVGVSFCAYQGQLVVGNKYATAMVEENMDMGGFENNVAGCSCVTKEVAARAIQMLKNKMAGVDIKPASKKWSNDIINANNKLLGLSETKLVDNGTLH, from the coding sequence ATGTCTATTACAAATGAAACATTAAAACTTCATATGAAAGATCCTGCTATTTTTTGTTGCAGGAGACAAAAGGGACTTGTAATAAGTGCTGCAGATTTAGAAGATCCAACATTATTTGATGATATGGAAGAGGCTGGATTATTAACCCTTAGTCCAGATGGTCTTAAGATTGAACAAGTCTTAGGAAGTACGCTTATTAAAGATGTTGAGGCATTAACACCTATTACAACTGATGTGTTAGACAAAATAAACGATACTGCGCCAGTAAAAAATGATGCATCAAAAAACATGGTTAAGGAAGATAAAGATGATTTGCTAAAAAAGATAGTTCATACGACAACAGGAGGGAATGGAATGATTCATATTGAGATTGAAAAGGCAGAAAATATCACAGGATTAAAATTAGATATTCCTGTATTTGCCGGGGGAAGTAATATAGAAGAAGTTGCTGCACCTACTATACCAAAAGCAGTAGCAGGAGAAAAGAAATCAATTAGAACTCTTGTGAAGAAACATATGAAAATCACAGATGTTGAAATAGGAGAAAAGACATTTATAAAAGATGGAAAGATCAGCATAGATAAGAATATTGTAGAGAAAGCAGTGAAAGAAGATCCTTTATGTAAGAGTATAAAACTTGATGTTATATATCCAGATAAGCGTCATGTTTACACTGAAACAATTATGGATGTCTGCCCAATTGCTACAAAAGTGGAAGGTGAACTTGGAGAAGGTATTACTAAGGTTGCAGATGGAGTTGTATTCATGTTAACAGGTGTTGATGAAGAAGGAGTTCAGGTTCATGAGTTTGGTTCATCTGAAGGATATCTTGATGAAAAGATGTATTTTGGTCATCCTGGATGTGCAGATGAAAATGATATTATCATTCGATGTCATGTTGTTATACAAAAAAATACAGGAATGACTCGTCCAGGTCCATTTTCAGCACATAAGTGTCAGGATTATATTATTCAGGCAGTCCGCGATGAGCTTAAGAATTATGATGGAGAAGTATTGCATGAGGAAGTATGTGAAGATGTAAGACGTAGTGGAAATCCTCGTGTTGTACTTGTTAAAGAGATTATGGGACAAGGAGCCATGCATGATAATGTAATTTGTCCTACAGAACCTTGTGGAATTCTAGGAGGCCAAAAGAATGTTGATTGTGGTAATGTACCAATTATGCTTACACCAAATCAAGTAAGAGATGGTTCAATACATGCATTAACATGTATAGGACCGGCTACTAAGGAAATGACACGTCATTATATTCGTGAACCTTTAGTAGAAGGATTGGCAGCTGATGATGAGTTTGATCTTATCGGAGTTGTATTTGTTGGCTCCCCTCAGGTAAATGATGAGAAAATGTGGGTATCAGAGAGATTAGGTTCTCTTCTTGAATCTTTAGATATAGATGGTTGTATTATAACAACAGAGGGATTTGGTAATAATCACATTGACTTTATACAGCATATTGAACAGGCTGGAAAGAGAGATATACCAGTAGTAGGAGTATCATTCTGTGCATATCAGGGCCAGCTAGTAGTTGGTAATAAATATGCAACAGCAATGGTTGAAGAAAATATGGATATGGGAGGATTTGAAAATAATGTAGCTGGATGCTCATGTGTAACAAAAGAAGTTGCAGCCCGTGCAATTCAAATGTTGAAAAACAAGATGGCAGGTGTGGATATTAAGCCGGCATCAAAAAAATGGAGTAACGACATTATTAATGCCAATAATAAGCTTTTAGGACTTTCAGAAACAAAATTGGTTGATAATGGAACACTACATTGA
- a CDS encoding CBO2463/CBO2479 domain-containing protein, which yields MDYIINPIKMGGLVKKVSDNQIKVHLHGRLGVISIPKHLVIPCDNLQEGLETEFYFSYIQVVEDPYDYDSSDMITDHEISPCLLGGKISEVNDTAVKVEIINQLGTIAVPRRWVFTPVPLKEGQNIEFYFSCMQVSR from the coding sequence ATGGATTATATAATCAACCCAATTAAAATGGGAGGGCTTGTAAAAAAGGTATCGGATAACCAGATAAAAGTCCATTTGCACGGGAGGCTTGGAGTTATTTCTATTCCAAAACATCTGGTAATACCCTGCGATAATTTGCAAGAAGGCCTAGAAACAGAATTTTATTTTAGTTATATACAGGTAGTTGAAGATCCGTATGATTATGATTCATCGGATATGATTACAGATCATGAAATAAGTCCATGCCTGCTTGGAGGAAAGATTTCAGAGGTAAATGATACAGCAGTAAAAGTAGAAATTATAAATCAATTGGGAACTATTGCAGTGCCAAGGCGCTGGGTATTTACACCTGTACCGCTAAAAGAAGGTCAGAATATAGAATTTTATTTCAGCTGTATGCAGGTAAGTAGGTAA
- the prdB gene encoding D-proline reductase (dithiol) protein PrdB produces MSLTTVEGMQSEIFVPITPKPVFTELKKPLSECKVAFITAGGIHIKSQVPFNTSGDFSYRTIPFEIPSDQLMVTHGGFDNSDINKDVNAMFPIDRLHELVDEGFIGSLSTETYTFMGGGGNVEKFKNETGPEIAKKLKEQGVDIVLCTGGCGTCHRSATIVTRCCEAEGMSCVVIAALPPIAKQQGAPRITAPHVPIGSNAGEPNNIPQQTAIIKESLEWVRDCPSYNAIKVLPYEYRHNV; encoded by the coding sequence ATGAGTTTAACAACAGTAGAAGGAATGCAGTCAGAAATTTTTGTACCAATTACACCTAAACCGGTGTTTACAGAGTTAAAAAAGCCATTAAGTGAATGTAAGGTAGCATTTATTACAGCAGGAGGAATACACATCAAAAGTCAGGTGCCATTTAATACTTCAGGTGATTTTTCTTACAGAACTATTCCGTTTGAGATTCCATCAGATCAGTTAATGGTAACACATGGAGGTTTTGATAATTCTGATATTAATAAAGATGTAAATGCAATGTTTCCAATTGATCGTCTTCATGAACTTGTAGATGAAGGCTTTATAGGATCACTTTCGACAGAGACATACACATTCATGGGTGGTGGTGGAAATGTTGAGAAATTTAAGAATGAGACAGGCCCAGAGATTGCCAAGAAATTAAAGGAGCAAGGAGTAGACATAGTACTTTGTACTGGTGGTTGTGGAACCTGCCACAGATCAGCAACTATCGTTACAAGATGTTGTGAAGCTGAGGGTATGAGCTGCGTAGTTATAGCAGCACTTCCTCCGATTGCAAAGCAGCAGGGAGCACCTAGAATTACAGCTCCACATGTACCAATTGGGTCTAATGCAGGAGAACCTAACAATATTCCACAACAAACAGCAATTATAAAAGAATCTTTGGAGTGGGTTCGTGATTGTCCAAGTTACAATGCTATAAAAGTACTTCCATATGAATACAGACATAATGTATAA
- a CDS encoding acetylornithine/succinylornithine family transaminase, whose translation MRLKDLGLSAQDIKDKVNKYMIETYERFDFLAETAKDQYIYDENGTAYLDFYAGIAVNSAGSCNEKVVEAVKDQVSDIMHTFNYPYTIPQALLAEKVCTTIGMDKIFYQNSGTEANEAMIKMARKYGVEKYGPKKYNIVTAKMGFHGRTFGAMSATGQPDNGCQIGFGPMTDGFTYAEYNNLQSFKDACSENTIAIMIEPVQGEGGVHPATQEFMKGLREFCNEHEMLLLIDEVQTGWCRTGKFMSFMHYGIKPDIISMAKALGGGMPIGAICASKEVAKAFTSGSHGTTFGGNPVSCAAALAEVNELIDRDLAGNAEKMGAYFMEKLSKLPHVKEVRGQGLLIGVEFDESISGVDVKHACFDRKLLITAIGAHIIRMIPPLIISEKDCDKAVQIIKEAVESL comes from the coding sequence ATGAGATTAAAGGATTTAGGATTAAGTGCACAGGATATTAAAGATAAAGTCAACAAATATATGATAGAGACATATGAGCGTTTTGACTTTTTGGCAGAAACAGCCAAAGATCAGTATATATATGATGAAAACGGAACTGCATATTTAGATTTTTATGCTGGTATTGCAGTAAACTCTGCTGGAAGTTGTAATGAAAAAGTAGTGGAAGCAGTAAAAGATCAAGTATCAGATATTATGCATACATTTAATTATCCATATACTATTCCACAAGCACTTTTGGCGGAAAAAGTATGTACAACTATTGGAATGGATAAGATATTTTATCAGAATTCAGGTACAGAAGCCAATGAAGCTATGATTAAGATGGCTCGTAAATATGGAGTCGAAAAATATGGTCCTAAAAAATATAATATCGTAACTGCAAAAATGGGATTCCATGGAAGAACATTTGGTGCAATGTCAGCCACAGGTCAGCCTGATAATGGATGCCAGATTGGTTTTGGTCCTATGACAGATGGTTTTACATATGCAGAGTATAATAACCTTCAGTCATTTAAGGATGCATGTAGTGAAAATACAATAGCTATTATGATTGAACCTGTTCAGGGAGAAGGTGGTGTTCATCCAGCAACACAGGAATTTATGAAAGGATTAAGAGAATTCTGTAATGAACATGAAATGCTTCTTTTAATTGATGAGGTTCAGACAGGATGGTGCAGAACTGGTAAGTTCATGTCGTTTATGCATTATGGTATCAAACCAGATATTATATCTATGGCTAAAGCTCTTGGGGGTGGTATGCCAATTGGTGCTATATGCGCATCCAAAGAAGTTGCAAAAGCATTTACTTCTGGTTCACATGGTACGACATTTGGTGGTAATCCTGTTTCGTGTGCAGCAGCTTTAGCTGAAGTGAACGAACTTATTGATAGAGATCTTGCAGGTAATGCAGAAAAAATGGGTGCTTATTTTATGGAAAAATTAAGCAAACTGCCACACGTCAAAGAGGTAAGAGGTCAGGGACTTTTGATTGGGGTTGAATTTGATGAAAGTATAAGTGGTGTTGATGTTAAACATGCATGTTTTGACAGAAAGCTGCTCATTACTGCAATTGGTGCTCATATTATTCGTATGATTCCTCCGCTTATTATTTCAGAGAAAGACTGCGATAAGGCTGTTCAAATAATTAAAGAAGCAGTTGAATCTTTATAA
- a CDS encoding ABC transporter substrate-binding protein has protein sequence MKKKILAVLMLGVMTLSFMGCGSSGSDSASKPADAQKASTTDLEGSMKDVSIKIGTSGLFGPFSYYDKDGKTLIGYDIDLINDIQKILGFKIDGGGLQAMDYSALTTSIAEGKLDVGAAALCATDERKAVMKFSDTYCDSGQKVMINKNNDEGITGVDSLAGKTVAVEKGTASHIYAQKNLTNSKIEVHDTITTAYESLEQKKVDAVIQDAPGCAFYIKTTNGTALETVGDEFNNGQAPYAIAYNNNFKYKDKFDAALAKLKEDGTLDKLYDKWCK, from the coding sequence ATGAAAAAGAAAATATTAGCTGTTTTGATGTTAGGAGTTATGACATTATCGTTTATGGGATGTGGAAGTTCTGGAAGTGATTCAGCTTCAAAACCAGCAGATGCTCAAAAAGCATCAACAACCGATTTAGAGGGGTCAATGAAAGATGTTTCAATTAAAATAGGTACTTCGGGGTTATTTGGGCCATTCTCGTATTATGATAAAGATGGAAAAACATTAATTGGGTATGATATTGACTTAATCAATGATATCCAGAAAATTCTTGGATTTAAAATTGATGGCGGCGGTCTTCAGGCAATGGATTATTCTGCACTTACAACTTCTATTGCAGAAGGAAAGTTAGATGTAGGAGCAGCAGCTTTATGTGCAACAGATGAAAGAAAAGCAGTAATGAAATTCTCAGATACATACTGTGATTCAGGTCAGAAAGTTATGATCAATAAAAACAATGATGAAGGTATCACAGGTGTAGATTCATTAGCAGGAAAAACAGTAGCAGTTGAAAAAGGAACAGCGTCACACATTTATGCACAGAAAAATCTAACAAATTCCAAAATTGAAGTTCATGATACTATTACAACAGCTTATGAGTCTTTAGAACAAAAGAAGGTAGATGCAGTTATTCAGGATGCTCCAGGATGCGCATTCTATATAAAGACAACAAATGGAACAGCATTAGAGACAGTTGGAGATGAGTTTAATAATGGACAGGCACCATATGCAATTGCGTATAATAATAATTTTAAGTATAAAGATAAGTTCGATGCAGCACTTGCAAAATTAAAAGAAGATGGAACATTAGATAAACTTTACGATAAATGGTGCAAATAA
- a CDS encoding amino acid ABC transporter permease: MNIQFYQTILPMLFSGIKITFFIAVLGILFGLVIAGFCGFILQSQLKGLKIIAEVYIWIIRATPLMVQALYVYFVIPKLTGIDFGATTVGVIVIALNSGAFMSEIIKGALQSVDLGQKEAAVSLGLTKIQVMIHVIIPPATKIALPGLFNQFIISVKDTALLSVITVSEVTHQAQTYAALSFQTIPTYTVLAAFYLIVISVLIIIQKFIEKKMR, from the coding sequence ATGAATATACAATTCTATCAAACAATTTTACCAATGCTGTTTTCTGGAATTAAAATCACATTTTTCATAGCAGTATTAGGTATTTTATTTGGATTAGTAATTGCTGGTTTTTGCGGTTTCATTTTACAGTCACAATTAAAAGGTTTAAAGATTATTGCAGAAGTTTATATTTGGATTATTCGTGCTACTCCATTAATGGTGCAAGCTCTCTATGTATATTTTGTCATTCCTAAATTGACAGGAATAGATTTTGGGGCAACAACAGTTGGAGTTATTGTAATAGCATTAAATTCAGGTGCATTTATGTCAGAAATAATTAAGGGTGCGCTTCAGAGTGTTGATTTAGGTCAGAAAGAGGCGGCAGTCTCTTTGGGACTTACAAAGATTCAAGTTATGATTCATGTTATTATTCCTCCAGCAACAAAAATTGCACTTCCAGGGTTGTTTAATCAATTTATTATTTCTGTAAAAGATACAGCGCTTCTATCTGTTATTACAGTAAGTGAAGTAACTCATCAGGCACAGACGTATGCAGCATTAAGTTTTCAGACAATTCCAACATATACAGTACTAGCAGCATTTTATTTAATTGTTATATCAGTTCTGATTATTATTCAAAAATTTATTGAAAAGAAAATGAGGTGA
- a CDS encoding amino acid ABC transporter ATP-binding protein, with product MIEVKHLKKNFGDLEVLRDVNIHIKPGEVVCVIGPSGSGKSTFLRCINQLETVTSGEILYNGKNIIDKSYDIRKFREEVGMVFQRFNLFPLKTVLQNVMMAPMLTKHKSKSEAKELAIKLLKRVGLEEKADVYPPTLSGGQQQRVAIARALAMEPQALLFDEPTSALDPELVGDVLNTMKDLAKDGITMIVVTHEMGFAKDVADRVVFMADGLIVEEGRPSEVLENPKEERTKSFLARFLTA from the coding sequence ATGATAGAAGTTAAACATTTAAAGAAAAATTTTGGTGATTTAGAAGTTTTACGTGATGTGAATATACACATAAAGCCTGGGGAAGTAGTATGTGTTATAGGACCATCAGGTTCAGGTAAAAGTACATTTCTGCGCTGCATAAATCAATTGGAAACAGTTACAAGCGGAGAAATATTATATAATGGCAAGAATATTATTGATAAATCATATGATATTCGTAAATTTCGAGAAGAAGTTGGAATGGTTTTTCAGAGGTTTAATCTTTTCCCATTAAAAACAGTACTGCAAAATGTTATGATGGCTCCAATGCTAACTAAACATAAATCAAAGTCTGAAGCAAAGGAACTAGCAATAAAATTACTAAAAAGGGTTGGACTTGAAGAAAAAGCAGATGTCTATCCACCTACACTTTCTGGTGGGCAGCAGCAGCGTGTGGCTATTGCAAGAGCACTTGCAATGGAGCCACAAGCACTATTGTTTGATGAACCAACCTCTGCGTTAGATCCTGAACTGGTTGGAGATGTGTTAAATACAATGAAGGATTTGGCAAAAGATGGCATAACAATGATTGTTGTAACTCATGAGATGGGCTTTGCCAAAGATGTAGCAGATCGCGTTGTTTTTATGGCAGATGGACTTATTGTAGAAGAAGGCAGACCTTCAGAAGTATTGGAAAATCCAAAGGAAGAGCGTACGAAATCATTTCTTGCCAGATTCTTAACAGCATAA
- a CDS encoding cytidylate kinase-like family protein, which yields MSKYVITITRQFGSLGRPIAKRLSEILNIEYYDRDIVEASAQKLNLPISVISDQEESSSDFFKMLFPLGTENLSQQKKIFETQSKIIQELADKETCIIVGRCSDYILRNEKNAFHIYIYAPLDARMRNCVDSLGMSTSEAEKMIMSVDKARLAFHKQYAKYSPGEPTSKHILVNSAFLGVEGTAQLLAYVVRKKFSELKAL from the coding sequence ATGAGCAAATATGTAATTACAATTACTAGGCAGTTTGGAAGTTTAGGGCGTCCAATTGCCAAACGTTTATCAGAAATTCTGAATATAGAATACTATGATAGAGATATTGTGGAAGCATCAGCACAGAAATTAAATCTTCCAATATCTGTTATAAGTGATCAGGAAGAGAGCAGTTCTGATTTCTTTAAAATGCTGTTTCCCCTTGGAACAGAAAATTTAAGTCAGCAGAAAAAAATATTTGAGACACAGTCAAAGATCATTCAGGAATTAGCAGATAAGGAAACCTGCATCATTGTAGGAAGATGTTCTGATTATATATTAAGAAATGAAAAAAATGCATTTCACATATATATTTATGCACCTTTGGATGCTCGTATGAGAAACTGTGTTGATAGTTTGGGAATGAGCACATCAGAAGCAGAAAAGATGATTATGAGTGTCGACAAGGCAAGACTGGCATTTCATAAACAGTATGCAAAATATAGTCCTGGAGAACCAACGTCCAAGCATATTCTGGTAAATAGCGCGTTTCTCGGAGTTGAGGGTACGGCACAATTACTGGCATATGTTGTTAGAAAAAAATTTAGTGAATTAAAAGCCCTTTGA
- a CDS encoding proline racemase family protein, whose amino-acid sequence MKFNPKTMDYKYKFKTIDSHTMGESTRIIYEGFPEIPGKTMMEKKQYLEKHYDNCREAIMLEPRGHRDMFGALLTEPIHEEADIGVIFMDSDNYLNMCGHGSIGVASMAVETGIVEVKEPYTEVVLDAPSGIIQTKVRVINHKAVNVSIINVPSFLYKSNLQIEVPQYGNITYDISFGGSFFALVDADAIGLKLTEENMKEITDLGMKLRKMINYTQNIKHPYLDITTVDLVEFYTHDCSDKASMKNCVIFGGAQADRSPCGTGTSAKLAALYAKGELEIGEEFVYESIIGSLFMGKVTKEIEIDGKKGIIPQITGSAYITGMNTWILDDDDPLEFGFSIGTKVQSNK is encoded by the coding sequence ATGAAGTTCAATCCAAAAACAATGGACTATAAATATAAATTCAAAACAATAGATTCTCATACCATGGGAGAGTCAACTAGAATTATATATGAAGGTTTTCCAGAAATTCCGGGTAAAACAATGATGGAGAAAAAGCAGTATTTAGAGAAGCATTATGATAATTGTCGAGAAGCAATTATGCTTGAGCCACGAGGACATAGAGATATGTTTGGGGCACTTCTTACAGAACCAATCCATGAAGAGGCAGATATAGGAGTAATATTCATGGACAGTGATAATTATTTAAATATGTGTGGGCATGGCAGTATTGGGGTGGCTTCTATGGCTGTTGAAACTGGCATTGTTGAAGTAAAAGAACCATATACTGAAGTGGTTTTAGATGCCCCCTCCGGGATAATACAAACAAAAGTTAGGGTTATTAACCATAAAGCAGTAAATGTAAGCATTATAAACGTTCCATCATTTTTGTATAAGAGTAATTTGCAAATAGAAGTACCTCAATATGGAAACATCACATATGATATTTCATTTGGAGGATCATTCTTTGCTTTGGTAGATGCAGATGCTATTGGTCTGAAATTAACAGAGGAGAACATGAAGGAGATTACAGATCTTGGAATGAAACTAAGAAAGATGATTAATTATACACAGAATATTAAGCATCCATATTTGGACATAACAACTGTGGATTTAGTGGAATTTTATACGCATGATTGCAGTGACAAAGCCAGTATGAAGAACTGTGTAATTTTTGGAGGTGCTCAGGCAGACAGATCCCCATGCGGAACAGGAACAAGTGCTAAGCTTGCAGCACTGTATGCAAAAGGAGAGCTTGAAATTGGAGAAGAATTTGTTTATGAAAGTATTATAGGTTCTTTATTTATGGGAAAAGTGACAAAAGAAATTGAAATTGACGGAAAAAAGGGAATTATACCACAAATAACTGGAAGCGCATATATCACCGGAATGAATACATGGATATTAGATGATGACGATCCGCTGGAATTTGGTTTTAGCATTGGTACTAAGGTACAATCAAATAAATAA